A window of Sporolituus thermophilus DSM 23256 contains these coding sequences:
- the obgE gene encoding GTPase ObgE has translation MFIDRARIFVKAGDGGNGMSSFRREKYVPKGGPSGGDGGRGADVYLVVDDSLNTLIDFRYKRKFQGENGGAGGSGNKHGKDAEDLIIKVPPGTIVRDEATGEVIADLTENGQQALVAKGGRGGRGNARFVSSVNRAPTFAEKGEPGESRWLILELKVLADVGLVGYPSVGKSSILARVSAAKPEIAAYHFTTLTPVLGVVSVGEGYSFVLADIPGLIEGAHAGVGLGHDFLRHIERTKVLIHVLDVSGIEGRDPIDDYHKINEELRLYNEKLARRPQIIAANKMDLPEAQANYKRVAEYMAREGREIYPISAATGDGLPLLMQRAAQLLAEYREEPEAAEEVKVYTAQPEEPFTIRRDDDGAFVVEGKNIERLIAMTNFANDEAVRRFQQIWRKLGIDDALRERGIQEGDTVRIRGVEFEFRP, from the coding sequence ATGTTTATCGACCGTGCGAGGATTTTTGTTAAGGCTGGCGACGGCGGCAACGGCATGTCCAGCTTCCGGCGGGAAAAGTACGTGCCCAAAGGCGGGCCGAGTGGGGGGGACGGCGGCCGCGGTGCTGACGTTTACCTTGTTGTTGACGACAGCCTTAATACATTGATTGATTTTCGCTATAAACGTAAATTTCAGGGAGAAAACGGCGGTGCCGGCGGTTCCGGCAACAAGCACGGCAAAGACGCCGAAGACCTGATCATCAAGGTGCCGCCAGGCACCATTGTCCGCGATGAGGCTACCGGCGAAGTGATCGCCGATTTAACCGAGAACGGGCAGCAGGCATTGGTGGCCAAGGGCGGCCGCGGCGGCCGCGGCAACGCCCGCTTTGTTTCCAGTGTTAACCGTGCTCCCACATTTGCGGAAAAAGGCGAGCCTGGCGAAAGCCGTTGGCTTATTCTGGAACTGAAAGTGTTGGCCGATGTGGGGCTGGTTGGTTATCCCAGCGTCGGCAAATCAAGCATTCTGGCCCGGGTGTCGGCGGCCAAACCGGAGATTGCCGCCTATCACTTTACCACGCTGACACCGGTGCTGGGGGTCGTCAGTGTCGGCGAAGGGTACAGCTTTGTGCTGGCCGACATTCCGGGATTAATTGAGGGTGCTCACGCCGGTGTAGGGCTTGGCCATGATTTTCTGCGCCATATCGAACGGACCAAAGTGCTAATTCATGTCCTTGACGTATCGGGCATTGAGGGGCGCGACCCTATTGACGATTATCACAAGATTAACGAGGAACTCCGGTTGTATAACGAGAAACTGGCCCGGCGGCCGCAAATTATTGCCGCCAACAAAATGGATTTGCCGGAGGCACAGGCGAATTACAAACGGGTTGCCGAGTACATGGCGCGGGAAGGACGGGAGATTTATCCCATTTCGGCGGCCACCGGCGACGGTCTTCCGCTCTTGATGCAGCGGGCCGCCCAGCTTTTGGCCGAGTACCGGGAAGAGCCGGAAGCGGCCGAAGAGGTAAAAGTGTACACTGCTCAGCCGGAAGAGCCGTTTACGATTCGGCGCGATGACGACGGCGCCTTTGTAGTCGAAGGCAAAAACATCGAGCGGCTGATCGCCATGACTAACTTTGCCAATGACGAGGCAGTGCGCCGCTTTCAGCAAATCTGGCGGAAGCTGGGCATTGACGATGCGCTGCGCGAGCGGGGGATCCAAGAAGGGGATACGGTACGCATCCGCGGCGTGGAATTTGAATTCAGACCATAG
- the rplU gene encoding 50S ribosomal protein L21 encodes MYAIIETGGKQYRVAEGDVLTIEKIDAGEGETIDFDRVLTVVKDGEVLIGKPMVAGAKVTAKVLEHGKGKKILVFKYKAKSNYRRRQGHRQPFTKVVIEKIHA; translated from the coding sequence ATGTACGCAATTATCGAGACTGGCGGCAAACAATACCGTGTAGCCGAAGGCGATGTACTGACGATTGAAAAAATTGACGCCGGTGAAGGGGAAACGATCGATTTCGACCGTGTTCTCACCGTTGTGAAAGACGGCGAAGTACTTATCGGCAAACCGATGGTGGCTGGTGCGAAAGTAACCGCCAAAGTGCTGGAACATGGTAAAGGCAAGAAAATTTTAGTCTTCAAATATAAAGCTAAGTCCAACTACCGCAGACGGCAAGGCCATCGTCAGCCCTTTACCAAAGTTGTAATTGAGAAGATTCACGCCTAA
- a CDS encoding M23 family metallopeptidase, translating into MAKLWHRWKNRWDSRDYHWQYRDDEVDYGWLKRTAVATLIFSVVYIAHVSETVVGRLVDDGIRYILATETDFAYLADRLANYAPHGFDTTVLKRVQTTVSRPADPLLYMSKPVDGNIVAPFGWRTHPVLKQQMLHEGIDIEAPLGASVKAAAPGKVKMVTDSAQYGRVVIIEHSQEVETLYGHLGEVLVKPNEPVSQGQVIARVGKTGITAGPLLYFEVREKGKPVDPLTRLKGTYPDKEGK; encoded by the coding sequence ATGGCAAAGCTGTGGCATAGATGGAAAAACCGCTGGGACAGCAGGGACTATCATTGGCAGTACCGTGATGACGAAGTGGATTACGGCTGGCTCAAACGCACGGCGGTGGCAACACTTATTTTTTCCGTTGTCTACATCGCCCATGTTTCCGAGACGGTAGTCGGCAGATTGGTAGATGACGGCATCCGCTACATCCTTGCTACGGAAACGGATTTTGCCTATCTTGCCGACCGGTTGGCAAACTACGCGCCACACGGGTTTGACACGACGGTGCTCAAACGGGTCCAGACGACTGTTTCCCGTCCGGCCGATCCGCTCTTGTATATGAGTAAGCCCGTGGACGGTAACATTGTTGCTCCTTTTGGCTGGCGGACCCACCCGGTGCTCAAACAGCAAATGCTGCATGAAGGCATTGATATCGAAGCGCCGCTGGGGGCCAGCGTTAAGGCGGCAGCGCCAGGCAAGGTAAAAATGGTTACGGACAGCGCCCAATACGGCCGGGTGGTCATTATCGAACATAGCCAGGAAGTGGAAACGCTTTACGGGCATTTAGGCGAAGTGCTTGTAAAACCAAATGAACCGGTCAGCCAGGGCCAGGTAATCGCCCGAGTGGGCAAAACCGGCATCACGGCCGGGCCGCTTTTGTACTTTGAGGTCAGGGAAAAGGGCAAACCGGTAGATCCGCTGACACGGCTTAAAGGAACATACCCGGACAAAGAGGGGAAGTGA
- the minE gene encoding cell division topological specificity factor MinE, with amino-acid sequence MFELLQKVFGKETGGSKDIAKERLRLVLVHDRVNVSPQFMEVLKEDMIKVISNYMEINEREMEVQLTHTNSSVALVANIPVNRMKRSALMPEP; translated from the coding sequence GTGTTTGAGTTGTTGCAGAAAGTGTTCGGCAAAGAGACGGGTGGGTCAAAGGACATCGCGAAAGAACGGCTGCGGTTGGTGCTGGTCCACGATCGGGTCAACGTTTCGCCACAGTTTATGGAAGTTTTGAAAGAGGACATGATTAAGGTTATCTCCAATTACATGGAGATTAACGAACGGGAAATGGAAGTTCAGCTTACCCATACCAACAGTTCGGTAGCATTGGTGGCCAATATTCCTGTTAACCGTATGAAACGCAGCGCTTTGATGCCCGAGCCATAA
- the rpmA gene encoding 50S ribosomal protein L27, protein MFKFNLQRFAHKKGVGSSRNGRDSESKRLGVKRHAGEVVTAGSILVRQRGTHFHPGVNVGIGKDDTLYAKIAGRVAFERKGRYNRQVSVYPLESEQAM, encoded by the coding sequence GTGTTTAAGTTTAATCTTCAGCGTTTTGCCCATAAAAAAGGTGTTGGCAGCTCGCGCAACGGCCGCGATAGTGAATCGAAACGTCTTGGCGTAAAGCGCCATGCCGGTGAGGTTGTCACCGCCGGCAGCATTTTGGTGCGCCAACGTGGTACGCATTTCCATCCGGGCGTTAACGTCGGTATTGGCAAAGACGATACCTTGTACGCCAAAATTGCCGGACGGGTCGCTTTTGAACGGAAAGGGCGCTACAACCGGCAGGTAAGCGTATATCCTTTGGAAAGCGAACAAGCCATGTAA
- a CDS encoding glutamate-5-semialdehyde dehydrogenase: MDYRAELEAKGSRARQAARKLATLPSNIKNQALLNMADALEEHQETLLAANARDMETGRAKGLSAALLDRLLLNGSRIKAMAEGLRQIAALPDPVGEVLGMWRRPNGLEIGKVRVPLGVIGIIYEARPNVTVDAAGLCLKAGNAVILRGGSEAINSNIAITQVITRAAQAAGIPEGAIQLIETTDRQAVNALLRLNRYLDVIIPRGSAGLIQTVVENSTIPVIETGIGVCHTFVDASADLAMAQEIAFNAKVSRPAVCNAMETLLVHRAIAAEFLPPALERLHQAGVELRGCPETRCYHPAVKPATEEDWATEYHDLILAVKVVGNLDEALEHIATYGTRHSEAIVTRDYDNARRFLQEVDAAAVYVNASTRFTDGFEFGFGAEIGISTQKLHARGPMGLPELTSIKYIVYGSGQIR, encoded by the coding sequence ATGGACTACCGGGCTGAACTGGAGGCGAAGGGGAGTAGAGCCAGGCAGGCGGCGCGCAAGCTGGCAACTTTACCGTCAAATATCAAAAATCAGGCATTGCTAAATATGGCCGATGCCTTGGAAGAACACCAGGAAACGCTGCTGGCGGCCAACGCCCGTGACATGGAGACCGGGCGGGCCAAAGGCCTTAGCGCTGCCCTGCTTGACCGGCTGCTTTTAAACGGCAGTCGCATCAAGGCCATGGCCGAGGGGCTGCGGCAAATCGCCGCCCTGCCTGATCCGGTGGGGGAAGTGCTCGGCATGTGGCGACGTCCCAATGGCCTGGAAATTGGCAAAGTGCGGGTGCCGCTCGGCGTCATCGGCATTATTTACGAGGCCAGGCCCAATGTTACGGTCGATGCCGCCGGGCTGTGCCTCAAGGCGGGCAATGCGGTAATCTTGCGCGGCGGGTCGGAAGCCATCAATTCCAATATCGCGATCACCCAGGTAATTACCCGGGCGGCGCAAGCAGCCGGCATTCCGGAAGGGGCTATCCAGCTGATTGAGACTACCGACCGGCAGGCCGTCAATGCCTTACTGCGCCTAAACCGCTATCTCGACGTCATCATCCCCCGCGGCAGTGCGGGCCTTATTCAAACCGTCGTGGAAAACAGTACTATCCCCGTTATTGAAACCGGTATCGGCGTATGTCACACCTTTGTCGACGCCAGTGCCGATTTGGCTATGGCCCAGGAAATTGCCTTCAATGCCAAGGTATCCCGGCCGGCGGTGTGTAACGCAATGGAAACGCTGCTGGTACACCGGGCTATAGCAGCCGAATTTCTGCCGCCGGCATTGGAGCGGCTACACCAGGCCGGAGTGGAACTGCGGGGGTGCCCGGAAACGCGGTGCTACCATCCGGCGGTCAAACCGGCCACCGAGGAGGACTGGGCGACCGAATATCACGACCTGATTTTGGCGGTCAAAGTAGTAGGCAATCTGGATGAGGCGCTGGAACATATCGCTACCTATGGAACACGCCATTCCGAGGCCATTGTCACGCGCGATTACGACAACGCCCGGCGTTTTCTGCAGGAAGTGGACGCGGCGGCGGTCTATGTCAATGCTTCGACGCGCTTTACCGACGGCTTTGAGTTCGGTTTTGGCGCCGAAATCGGCATCAGCACCCAAAAGCTGCATGCCCGCGGGCCCATGGGGCTGCCCGAATTGACCAGCATCAAGTATATTGTTTACGGCAGCGGACAAATTCGCTAA
- the proB gene encoding glutamate 5-kinase, translated as MLTRNSLAAARRIVVKVGTSTLTHSTGKLNLLRIERLVRELSDLANQGKQIILVTSGAVGAGMDRLGLKEKPKTIPEKQAAAAVGQGILMHTYEKLFGEYGQTVAQVLLTREDSVNRKRYANSRNTLLTLLNMGVIPIINENDAVAIDELKIGDNDTLSAMVASIVDADVLIILSDVEGVYTANPQTNPDAALIGEIREITPDVEALAGGPGTVRGTGGMYTKIQAAKIAMSSGVMMVIASGSRDGVVREVLSGAEIGTLFVPKESRLQIRKRWLAFGARIHGAITVDEGCEQALLKGSSVLAAGIRAVEGDFEQGNTVRVLSITGREIARGITNYSAEDTRKIMGAHTNEIAGILGYKLYDEVIHRDNMVLLVGGGKT; from the coding sequence ATGCTTACGCGAAACAGCCTTGCCGCGGCTCGGCGCATTGTCGTCAAGGTAGGCACCAGTACGCTTACCCATAGCACCGGTAAGCTGAACTTACTCCGCATTGAACGGTTGGTAAGAGAACTGTCCGACCTGGCTAACCAGGGGAAACAAATAATTTTAGTTACATCAGGCGCGGTTGGCGCCGGCATGGACCGGCTGGGCCTTAAGGAAAAGCCGAAAACTATCCCGGAAAAACAAGCGGCGGCGGCGGTGGGGCAAGGTATTCTTATGCACACCTATGAAAAACTGTTCGGTGAATATGGCCAGACGGTAGCGCAGGTACTCTTGACGCGGGAAGATTCGGTTAACCGCAAGCGCTACGCCAACTCCCGCAACACCTTGCTGACCCTGCTTAATATGGGCGTCATTCCCATCATCAATGAGAACGACGCCGTTGCCATTGATGAGCTAAAAATCGGCGATAATGACACTTTGTCGGCGATGGTGGCCAGTATTGTCGATGCCGACGTGCTCATTATCCTTTCCGACGTGGAAGGTGTATATACCGCCAACCCGCAAACCAACCCCGATGCCGCGCTGATCGGCGAAATCCGTGAAATTACCCCGGACGTGGAGGCTTTGGCCGGCGGTCCGGGTACCGTGCGGGGCACCGGCGGCATGTATACAAAGATCCAGGCCGCGAAAATCGCCATGAGTTCCGGCGTAATGATGGTTATTGCTTCCGGCAGCCGCGACGGCGTGGTTCGGGAAGTACTGAGCGGCGCCGAGATAGGCACCTTGTTTGTGCCGAAAGAAAGCCGTCTGCAAATTCGCAAACGATGGCTCGCCTTCGGCGCCCGCATTCATGGCGCCATAACGGTAGATGAAGGGTGTGAACAGGCGCTGCTAAAAGGCTCGAGCGTGCTTGCCGCCGGCATCAGGGCGGTAGAAGGCGATTTTGAACAGGGTAACACCGTTCGGGTGCTGTCCATCACCGGCCGGGAAATTGCCCGGGGGATAACCAATTACAGCGCCGAGGATACCCGCAAAATCATGGGCGCTCATACCAACGAGATCGCCGGCATTCTGGGCTATAAGCTTTATGATGAGGTCATTCACCGTGACAACATGGTACTATTAGTGGGAGGGGGCAAAACATGA
- a CDS encoding Rne/Rng family ribonuclease, which yields MNKTIIASIMPEESRMALVEDGEPVEYVLERGATGHLVGNIYKGKVKNVLPGMQAAFIDIGGDKNAYLYVENVDANEGRLTVGQDILIQIVKDASGSKGPRATTGLMLPGRYAVLAPYADGTGVSRRIEDEAERQRLRQLADKVKPEGMGVIVRTAAAGCSETELARDVEYLYNLWAALAARAKRSPAPTLLYRDVDLAIRIVRDYLDDDVTEVVIDNRDAYGRVCDLLQHLAPAALAKVKFYEDPEDVFVHYGIAADLSRLLKREVELACGGFLVIDQTEALTVIDVNTGRFVGDTSLGDTVFRVNMEAAAEIARQLRLRDIGGIIIVDFIDMAKEEHKQTVLAFLAEKMRQDRTRSKILGLTSLGLVEITRKKGRPDLNSLMYSECPCCEGRGRIQSPETVAINIRRRLRQAAAQRKLASRLVIQAHPQVVEILSRQGELARLERDLARKLTLEAVPTMHPECYSILYDKE from the coding sequence GTGAACAAAACCATTATCGCCAGCATTATGCCGGAAGAGAGCCGGATGGCGCTGGTAGAGGATGGCGAACCGGTGGAGTATGTTCTCGAGCGGGGCGCAACCGGTCACCTGGTAGGCAATATTTATAAAGGAAAAGTAAAAAACGTCCTGCCTGGTATGCAGGCGGCATTCATTGATATTGGCGGCGACAAAAACGCCTATCTGTATGTGGAAAATGTTGACGCGAACGAAGGACGGCTTACGGTCGGGCAGGACATACTGATCCAAATTGTCAAAGACGCCAGCGGCAGTAAGGGACCGCGGGCGACAACGGGATTAATGCTGCCCGGCCGCTATGCGGTGCTTGCGCCTTATGCTGACGGCACCGGCGTTTCCCGCCGGATCGAAGACGAGGCTGAGCGCCAGCGGCTCCGGCAATTAGCCGATAAGGTCAAGCCCGAGGGTATGGGAGTGATTGTCCGTACCGCTGCCGCCGGGTGCAGTGAAACGGAACTGGCGCGTGATGTGGAATATTTATATAACCTCTGGGCAGCCCTTGCTGCCCGGGCCAAACGGTCGCCGGCGCCGACCTTGCTTTACCGCGACGTAGATTTAGCGATTCGCATTGTGCGCGATTATTTGGATGACGATGTGACCGAGGTGGTCATTGATAATCGCGATGCCTACGGGCGGGTGTGCGACCTCTTGCAGCATCTGGCGCCGGCGGCGCTGGCGAAAGTAAAGTTTTATGAAGACCCGGAAGATGTTTTTGTCCACTATGGTATTGCCGCTGACTTGAGCCGCTTGCTCAAACGGGAGGTGGAACTGGCCTGCGGCGGTTTTCTTGTTATTGACCAGACCGAAGCGCTTACGGTAATCGATGTCAATACCGGCCGATTTGTCGGCGATACCAGCCTTGGTGATACGGTCTTCCGGGTTAATATGGAGGCGGCGGCGGAAATTGCCCGCCAGCTCCGGTTGCGCGACATTGGGGGCATTATAATTGTCGATTTTATCGACATGGCCAAGGAAGAACATAAACAGACCGTACTCGCTTTTTTGGCGGAAAAAATGCGTCAGGATCGCACGCGCTCCAAGATTTTGGGTCTTACCAGCCTGGGACTGGTGGAAATTACCCGCAAGAAGGGACGACCGGACCTGAATAGTCTTATGTATAGTGAGTGTCCCTGCTGCGAAGGACGGGGACGAATTCAGTCGCCAGAGACGGTGGCCATTAATATCCGCCGGCGTCTGCGCCAGGCGGCGGCGCAGCGCAAACTGGCATCGCGCCTGGTTATTCAGGCCCACCCGCAGGTTGTGGAAATATTATCCCGCCAGGGCGAATTGGCGCGACTGGAGCGGGATTTGGCGCGAAAACTTACACTTGAGGCGGTGCCGACCATGCACCCCGAATGCTACTCTATTTTATATGATAAAGAATGA
- a CDS encoding Spo0B domain-containing protein: MATGEICSELLRLLKLQRHDFINHLQIIHAMLQLGRVEKALRYIEDLSRDQALVTDQLASHKELANCQRKTGT, from the coding sequence ATGGCTACCGGCGAGATATGTTCCGAACTTCTCCGCTTACTGAAACTGCAGCGCCATGACTTTATTAATCACCTACAGATTATCCATGCCATGTTGCAGCTCGGGCGGGTGGAAAAGGCGCTCAGGTATATCGAAGACTTGTCGCGCGACCAGGCGCTGGTCACTGACCAGTTGGCCAGCCACAAAGAGCTGGCCAATTGCCAGCGGAAAACCGGAACGTGA
- the rodA gene encoding rod shape-determining protein RodA codes for MLNRRLLKNLDYTVITVTVLLIMISLVIIGSATHINTPSEDRYWYVQRQGLFALINFVLIFIMLHFDYKVLSKYANILYVFNLVMLLAVMFVGTSALGAQRWIQIGPITLQPSEFSKLIMIICLAHMLDKRMNKLNTFKDIIPVFIFVGVPFLLVLKQPDLGTSLVFLAILFGMLFIAGISIKHLLAIFGAGAAFMPIFWHFLKDYQKKRLIVFMDPSVDPLGSGYHIIQSKIAIGSGMLFGKGLFAGTQSQLNFLPENHTDFIFAVIGEELGFVGAVAILLLYFILLYRGVKIAAAAKDNFGTLLAAGITSMLTFHVLVNVGMTAGIMPVTGIPLPLMSYGVSSLTTNLMSIGLLLNIYMRRQKILF; via the coding sequence ATGTTAAACCGTCGTTTACTGAAAAATCTCGATTACACGGTTATCACCGTGACCGTGCTGCTGATCATGATTAGTTTGGTCATCATTGGCAGTGCCACCCATATTAATACGCCGAGCGAGGACCGTTATTGGTATGTGCAGCGCCAGGGCTTGTTCGCCCTTATTAACTTCGTGTTAATTTTTATCATGCTCCATTTCGACTACAAGGTGCTAAGCAAGTATGCCAATATCCTGTACGTCTTCAACCTGGTCATGCTGCTGGCGGTCATGTTTGTCGGCACTTCCGCCCTCGGCGCCCAGCGTTGGATTCAAATCGGGCCGATTACCCTGCAGCCCTCCGAATTTTCAAAACTGATTATGATTATTTGCCTGGCGCATATGCTGGATAAGCGCATGAATAAGCTTAACACTTTCAAAGACATTATTCCCGTCTTTATCTTTGTGGGCGTCCCCTTTCTCCTGGTGCTCAAGCAGCCTGACCTCGGCACGTCCCTCGTCTTTCTGGCCATTCTGTTCGGGATGCTTTTTATAGCCGGTATCAGCATTAAGCACTTGCTGGCCATTTTTGGCGCCGGCGCCGCCTTTATGCCGATTTTTTGGCATTTTCTCAAAGACTATCAGAAAAAGCGGCTCATTGTCTTTATGGACCCCAGCGTTGACCCGCTCGGGTCGGGTTACCACATTATCCAGTCCAAGATTGCCATCGGCTCCGGCATGCTCTTTGGCAAAGGTCTTTTTGCCGGTACGCAGAGTCAGCTTAACTTTTTGCCCGAAAACCATACCGACTTCATTTTTGCCGTCATTGGCGAAGAACTGGGGTTTGTCGGTGCCGTTGCCATTCTTCTGCTGTATTTTATTCTCCTGTATCGCGGCGTGAAGATTGCCGCCGCCGCCAAGGATAACTTTGGTACGCTGCTGGCGGCCGGTATCACGTCAATGCTGACTTTCCACGTACTTGTCAACGTAGGTATGACGGCGGGCATCATGCCGGTGACCGGTATTCCGCTGCCGCTGATGAGCTATGGGGTAAGTTCGCTTACCACCAACCTAATGAGTATTGGTCTCTTGCTAAATATCTATATGCGGCGACAGAAAATCCTCTTTTGA
- the yhbY gene encoding ribosome assembly RNA-binding protein YhbY, with protein MLTGKQKRFLRAKGSVIDPVVQIGKAGVVGSVAVSTEQALLARELVKVRVLRNCPQEPTAAIAALAAAVGAEVVQVIGRNGLLYKRNPEKSKIELP; from the coding sequence ATGTTAACAGGTAAACAAAAACGCTTTTTACGGGCTAAAGGGAGTGTTATCGACCCGGTCGTCCAAATCGGCAAGGCCGGAGTCGTCGGCTCAGTGGCCGTCAGCACCGAACAGGCCCTGCTGGCCCGGGAACTGGTCAAGGTGCGGGTGTTGCGCAACTGTCCGCAAGAACCGACCGCGGCCATTGCGGCCCTGGCCGCAGCCGTTGGCGCCGAGGTCGTCCAGGTTATTGGTCGCAATGGCCTGTTATATAAACGCAACCCCGAAAAAAGTAAAATTGAACTGCCTTAA
- a CDS encoding ribosomal-processing cysteine protease Prp: MIRVEIVRNRAGSIESFCVTGHANTAPHGADIVCAGVSALTDSAVLGLERYLGRKLTLQAGSGLLAVKLAAPPDERTDAILETMLLGIKEIARLYPRIVRIVEHGR; this comes from the coding sequence ATGATTAGGGTGGAGATAGTTCGTAACCGTGCCGGTTCGATTGAAAGTTTTTGTGTTACCGGCCATGCTAATACGGCGCCGCACGGTGCGGATATCGTTTGCGCCGGCGTATCGGCGCTGACGGATTCGGCGGTGCTCGGTCTCGAGCGTTATCTTGGCCGCAAGCTGACCTTGCAGGCCGGCTCAGGTCTTCTGGCCGTGAAATTGGCGGCGCCGCCTGATGAGCGGACGGACGCCATTTTGGAAACTATGCTGCTAGGTATTAAGGAAATTGCCCGCTTATATCCGCGCATTGTCCGGATTGTTGAACACGGGAGGTGA
- a CDS encoding M50 family metallopeptidase, producing MRAGKVAGVQLILNNWFLLLMALFAAAGMLGKALVVFVAVLWHETAHALVAHQLGYRVREIELLPFGGVARIDRLGEAAAASELWIAAAGPLSSLVVAGLLAMGRTAWPAWAEELTFCLHVNLTLATFNLLPALPLDGGRILRALLSKGRDYGQATAAVVRLGKLISLGLVAAVAFDYFVHQSINLTFLIAAVFLYAAAKAETSAASFRIMRVLAGKKAELTARGVLPTVHFTAVAGAAARDVVRLFGPEQYHIVLIVDDTFRLRGALTETEVWEALPEHGMYAKIGDFLS from the coding sequence TTGCGGGCCGGCAAAGTAGCAGGCGTACAGTTAATCCTTAATAATTGGTTCTTACTGTTGATGGCTTTATTTGCTGCTGCCGGCATGCTAGGCAAAGCGCTGGTGGTGTTTGTCGCGGTTTTGTGGCACGAGACGGCCCATGCCCTGGTGGCGCACCAGCTGGGCTATCGCGTGCGGGAGATCGAACTGCTGCCGTTTGGGGGGGTTGCCCGTATCGACCGGCTGGGGGAAGCCGCGGCGGCGAGCGAACTTTGGATTGCCGCGGCCGGGCCGCTGTCCAGTCTTGTTGTGGCCGGCCTTTTAGCTATGGGGCGCACGGCATGGCCAGCCTGGGCGGAGGAACTTACCTTCTGCCTCCACGTGAACTTAACCTTGGCCACTTTTAATCTCTTGCCGGCTCTGCCGCTCGACGGCGGCCGCATCTTGCGGGCGCTGCTCAGTAAAGGGCGTGATTACGGCCAGGCGACAGCGGCAGTCGTCAGGCTGGGCAAACTTATCAGCTTGGGACTAGTAGCGGCCGTGGCTTTTGACTACTTTGTCCACCAGAGTATTAATCTCACCTTTCTTATTGCCGCCGTGTTTTTATACGCCGCCGCCAAGGCAGAAACTTCTGCTGCCAGTTTCCGCATAATGCGGGTGCTGGCCGGTAAAAAGGCCGAACTGACGGCGCGGGGGGTGTTGCCCACCGTTCACTTCACGGCGGTGGCGGGTGCGGCTGCCCGCGACGTTGTCCGCCTTTTTGGTCCGGAGCAATATCATATTGTGCTCATTGTTGATGATACCTTCCGCTTGCGCGGCGCCCTCACCGAGACAGAGGTGTGGGAAGCGTTGCCAGAGCATGGAATGTACGCTAAAATCGGTGATTTTTTATCTTAA